The DNA sequence GTGCCTCCTGTCGGACCCAACTCGAGAACCGCCCCGGCGCACCCGCGGAGCCGCCGACACCGATCGAGGTCGTCGCGGAGGCACTCGAGCGGCCACAGTAGTCCCGTCGCTGTGACAGCAATCGGAGACTCAGCGCGACGGTGCCCGCATCGCTGACGGGACACGACTCATACGGTCTGCTGTCACGATGTCCTGGTGGGACCGCAGTGCGGGTCGCGGTCCCATCGGCAGTGACTGACAGGGGTCCGTATCAGCTGGGGCAAAACCATTTATTATGGTCGTCAGCTTATGGGGAGACGCTTCCAGAATCGGAAGCCGCTGTGTGGGGGCTCGAATGGTAAGCGGTGGTGGACCCCACACATGGCGCACCTTGCGGTGCAACCCGTCTCTTGGAGCGCGGATTTAAAGAGACTATTCCAAGAATATTTGGTATGTGTCGGAGATAGACATTTTCCAGTCGCTCAACCGGGCGAGCGGCTGTCTGATCACAGACGCCGAGACTATAGTAGCAACTGGACCGAGTGACACACCGATCGCACCGTCCGCGGGTCTCGCTCACGTCGTCGCTCCGACCCGCGCGACCCTCGTGCGATCGGGTGTGCAGTGACGGTCAGTGGCTACGATAGCGTTAGTTGCCGATCAGTTCCTCGTAGCGTGCTCCCGTCTGTTTCAGCGTCTCGGTCGAATAGAGTCGCTCGTGGTCGACGGGGAGATAGTCGGCTGCAAGTTCGTCGATCTTCGCGTCGACGGCCTCGGGCTCGCGACCGTGGACCATCGTAAACAGGTTGTACGGCCACTCCTGGTCGGGTCTTCGAGGACGATGATAACACAGCGTCACAAAGGGCAAGCCGCCAGCGCGCTCGCCCCACTCGTCTAAGTTCTCGTCGGGGACGTCCCAGACGACCATACAGTTGGCGTCGAAGCCCGTCACGACGTGGTTGATGATACAACCGACCCGCTTGATACAGCCGTTTGCGAGCAGCCGGGAAACGGCCTCGAGCACGTCCGCGACATCATGGCCGATGGTGTCGGCGATATCTCGATACGGCGTCGCCGACAGCGGAAAGCCGTCCTGAATCTCGAGCAAGAGATCGGCCTCGAGCGCGGAGAGATCGCCCGTCGCTGACTCACTGATCCGGGTCGCCGACGAGTCGGTGCGATCTTCGAGTGACTCGCGTGCGAACCGATCGCTGTTGACGACGGGGAACTCGAGATCGATGTAGTAGTCGGTCAACATCGGCAGGTTGAGGACCTCACAGCCGGTCTCGGCCTCGATCTCGGCGAGAATGTCGTCGCGTCGCTCCCGTGACCCGGCGGTGACGACGAACCACATGTTCCACTCGTGATCGCGGGCGTAGTTGTGGTTGACCTGCCGGTAGTCGTTGATCGTCGCCGCGATCTCGTCGAAGCGGTCTTCGGGTGCCTGGACGGCAGCGAGCGTCGACGAGCCGATCACCGGCGGATTGAGGACGGCACCGAACCGGCGGACGATCCCCGCCTCTTTGAGCGCCCGAACGCGCTCGACCGCCTCCGATTCGTCGATCTCGAGGTCGGCAGCGAGCCGGCGGAACGGCCGTTGTTCGATCGGGAAGCCGCTCTGGTAGCCGTCGATCAGCGCTGCGTCCACGTCGTCGATGGCCTCACGCCAGTTCCCCGACAGGGTACTCATTGGCCGTCCTAGGGAGACGGCCCCCGTATCGCTTTCGGGACTCCTCGGTCGTCGACATCGCCGGTGGATTCGGGGTGCTATCTCGATGCTGGCCGGTTTAGACACCGCGCACACTCGAGACGTGAGCGGGCGTTCACGGACTGTTTCCCGGCAGGATACAGGAAACGGGGGGTTTTTGCGCCGTCCGTGCCAACGCCCGCACATGGCGAAGGCATCCCAGACGTTCGGCGAATGGCCGTTGAAACGCCTGCTGACGGAGGTTATCGGGTCGGGCCCCAAGTCGGCCGACGACATGAGCCACGACCAGGCTCGCGAGGCGTTCCAGCGGATTCTGGCGGGCGAGCCCGAGGACACAACCCTCGGTGCGTTCTGGCTGGCCAACCGCTGGAAGCGCAACAACCCCGAGGAGCTGTCGGCCTACACCGACGTCATGCGCGAGGAGTCGGTCGTCACCGCAGAGCCCGAATGTGATCCGGTCGACTGCGGTGCGAACTACGACGGGAAGGACACGTCCGCCATCCTTGGCGTCGGTGCCGGCGTCGTCGCCGCCGCCGCGGGCACGCCGGTCGTCGTCCACTCTGGCGACTACGTCCCCTCCCAGAAGGCGACGGCGTACAAACACGTCCTCGACGAACTCGGCGTCCGAACCGAACTCGAGCCCGACGAAAGCGCCGATATGGTCGACGAGACCGGCTTCGGCTTCTACTACCAGCCCGCGTTCAACCCCGGCATCGACGACCTCTTCGAGCGTCGCGACGAGATGGGCGTCCGAACCTTCGTCAACACGATCGAGACCGTCGCCAACCCCGCGAACGCCGACGTCCACCTGGGCTCGTTCTACCACCTCGCGTTCGCGAAGAAGCTGACCGACCTCATCAAGGAGAGCGACCAACTGGACTACTCCCGAGCGATCTTTTTCCAGGGGATGGAAGGCTACGACGACATCCGCCCCGGCTACACGAAGGTGGCCGAGTGGGACGAGAAGGGAGCCGACGGCGACGAATCCTTCGACGACTACGAGATCGAGACCGCCGAGTACGGTATGGAGATGGAACGCGAGGACCTCGCTGTCGACGATATCGCAGCCGACTCCGCGGCGATCACCGAAGCCGTCCTTGCCGGCGAACGCGACGACCACTTCGCCGACGCAATCGCGCTCAACGGCGCGTTCCGGATGTACGCCCGGCAGGACGTCGACAGCCTCGACGAAGGACTCGAGCAGGCCCGCGAGGTCATCGCCGACGGGAGCGCCCAGGCCGTCCTCGAGGAGCTACAGGCGTACTGAGCGGCAGACGGCATCGGTCGGCCACGGATCGGGAGCCATCGAACCAACATAACGATGGCTGTGAGTCATTATTGCCGCAACCGCACGGCGGTCAGCGGTTGCGGCAGTACAGTCACAGCCACCATTATCACTGGCAGTAGGCTTTTGCAATCTGACGGTCACGTGAGACCATGCACCTCGATTCGGTTCAGGTTCTTGATCTGACTCGCCTCCTCCCGGGACCGTACGCGACGCAACTGCTCGCTGACGCAGGTGCCGACGTGGTGAAAGTCGAAGACACCGAGACGGGCGATTACGCCCGACAAATGCCGCCGATGACCGACCGCGACGTCGGCGCGCTGTTCGATAGCGTCAACCGCGGCAAGCGAAGCGTCGCACTCGATCTCAAATCCGAAGCGGGCCGGACCGCGTTCTACCGGCTGGTCGAGACGGCAGACGTCGTCTTCGAGGGGTTCCGACCGGGTGTCGCCGACCGCCTCGAGATCGACTACGAGACGCTCCTCGAGTACAACGAGGACCTGATCTACTGTTCGCTGTCGGGCTACGGCCAGACTGGCCCCTACGCCGACCGCGCGGGCCACGATCTCAACTACGTCGGCGTTGCCGGGTTGCTCGATATGACCCGCGAGGACGAGTCGGCACCGCCACAGATTCCGGGCTATCAGATCAGCGACTTCGGCGGCGGTCTGTTCGCGGCGTTCAGCATCGTCGGTGGCCTGCTCTCGCGCGAACTCGGCAACGGTGGGGAGTACATCGACATCGCCATGACCGACGTGGTCGCCTCCTTCTCGCAGGCGACCGCCTACGAGGCACTCACCGGTGACGAGCCGCGACCGGGCGAAACGGCGTACACTGGACAGTACCCTTGGTACGATATCTATGAAACTGCCGACGGTCGCTACGTGACCTTTGCGGCACTCGAGGAGAAGTTCTGGACTGCCTTCTGCGAGGAGGCCGACCGCGAGGACCTGCTCGAAGTCCACGGCAGCGACGATCCAGCCGAACTGAAAGCCATCCGTGCGGAACTCACCGAGCTGTTCGCGAGCCGCTCGCGAGACGAGTGGCTCGAGACGCTGGGCGACGAGACGGTCGTCGGCCCGGTGTATACGCCGGCGGAAGCCCTCGAGCACCCGCAGTTCGAGGCTCGCGGACTGGTCGAACGACCGGACGATGCACCGCCACGAGTCGGGTTTCCGGCTGCGGGACCGGACGCACCCGAAAGCGACGACGAGTCGCTTCCGGCCCACGGCGAGCACACTGATGAACTGCTCGCGTCGGTGGGCTATGACGAGACACAGCGCGCCGACCTGCGCGATGCGGACATCATTCGCTGAGCCTCTCGAGCGGCCTCAAGTATCGCCGTCAGCCGAGCAACAGCCCTGGAATACTGTTATGTCAGTCGTCCGCAAATCGTGGTGGTGATGAGACGCGGACAGGACGGGCTCGACACGTACTGCGCCACGGCGGCACGACTGCTGGCGACGACCGGGCGAACGGTTGAGGGACGCCACAATGCCGACTAAGCCACTCGCGGAACTCGAGGCGATGGTCGGAGACTCACGGGTCACCACCGAGGAGTTCCGTCTCGAGGCCGGCAAGGTCGCGGAGTTCGCACGCGCGATCACGGCCGACGATCCGGTCTTTCGCGACGCGGCAGTCGCTGCAACGCGAGGCTACGACCGCGTGCCCGCGCCGCTGACCTACAGCCAGGTCAGCCGGTTTCCGCGGCATACACCCGATGGCGTCGATGGCACCGGCTTCGACCTCGGCTTCCGGCCAGCATACGTCCTCCATGGCGAACAGCACTACGAGTACGAGCGTCCGCTGTTCGTCGGCGACGTGCTCGAGGGGACGACCACCCTCACAGATGTCTTCCAGCGCGAGGGAGGGCGCGCGGGGACGATGACCGTCGCTCACCTCGAGACCGCGTACAAAGACCAGCACGACGACCGCGTGCTCACCGAGCGGACCACCATGCTCGAGACCGAGGAGGCAGTCGACGATGAGCGCACAGCGACCGACACGGCTGCGCCAAACGGTGGGACCGTCACGAGCGAGAGAGACGTTCCATCCCCGATCGGCGACGAGTTCGAGCGAGTCCGCGAACTCGACGACGTCGCGGTTGGCGATAGCGGCCCGACAGTCGTCGTCGACGACCTCGAGCGTCGGCACTTCGTCAGGTATGCGGGCGCGAGCGGCGATTTCAATCCGATTCATTACGACGAGCCGTACGCGACGGCTGCGGGCAACGAGCGCGTCTTCGGCCAGGGGATGTTGACCGCCGGCATCGCCTCCCGAGTCGTCACCCGCTGGTTCGACCTGCGGGATATCTCCCGCTTCGGCGTCCGATTTCGATCGCGGGCCTTCCCCGGCGATACCGTCGTCGTGACGGGCGAGGTCATCGGGGTCGATCCCGACGACGGAGCGGTCGAGGCGACACTCGAGGCGCAGACGGCTGCGGGCACGACGCTACTGACCGGTTCGGCGACGATCCAGCTCTCGAGGAGTGACTGAGACGGCCCGCTGTCGGGGTATCTCGGCTCGACTGCAGGGCGGTCGGGGCCCACCGACACCCACTGACAGGCGTCCGTATGATATCACCGCCGTCACGCGGGCAACTGCTCGTCGGTCAGCGCCGCGCTCGCGAGTCGGTCGCCAGCGGTCACCGTCGCTTCTCGAGTGAGCGCATAGAGCAGGCCGTCGCGGTCGACACATGGCTCGGAGAGCGGTTCGTACGTCGTCGGATGGTAGACCGTCCCGATCGACGTTCCCGCCTCGATCACATCGCCCACCTCGAGCGTCGGATTCGGTCGAAACAGTCCGGAGTCGGCAGCAGAGACATGTCCGGCGTGATTCCGGGCGACGGTCTGGTCGCGTGTGGGAACGACGCCGGGAAGGAGATCGAGATGGCGACAGACATCGAGTAAGCCATCGACGCCGTCGGCGACGACTTCCTCGAGGATCTGCTTGTTGTGGGCGAGTTCGGGCGTGATCGCGGGAATCCCCTCGTCAGCGGCGGTGACCCGGAGCTTGCCGGCGTAATCACGCCGGTTCCATTCGTCTGGGTCGTCCTCGTCGGCCCGCTCGGCCAACAGGAGGTCGGTCCCGAAGACTTCGGCGAGGGACCGCGAGCGGTCGTCGTCCGCACAGTAAACCACGTGCGGGAGCATATCGGGGCTCCCCGTATGAAGGTCGACGACGGCATCGGCTGCCGTGACGAACTCCCAGAGGCGGGCAGCCATGCGCTGGTGGAGGCTCCCGTCGGCGTTGCCCGGCCAGACACGGTTCATATTCGGATTGACGCTGTCGAACGACTCCGGCGTCGTGTAGGAGACCCGATCGAACGTCAGCGGGTTCGCGACGGGGACGGCGATTACGGTCCCCGACAGGGACTCGAGTGGCAGTCGCTCGTGAAACCGGCGGAGCAGTTCCGTCCCGTTGATTT is a window from the Natrinema sp. HArc-T2 genome containing:
- a CDS encoding MaoC family dehydratase N-terminal domain-containing protein, whose translation is MPTKPLAELEAMVGDSRVTTEEFRLEAGKVAEFARAITADDPVFRDAAVAATRGYDRVPAPLTYSQVSRFPRHTPDGVDGTGFDLGFRPAYVLHGEQHYEYERPLFVGDVLEGTTTLTDVFQREGGRAGTMTVAHLETAYKDQHDDRVLTERTTMLETEEAVDDERTATDTAAPNGGTVTSERDVPSPIGDEFERVRELDDVAVGDSGPTVVVDDLERRHFVRYAGASGDFNPIHYDEPYATAAGNERVFGQGMLTAGIASRVVTRWFDLRDISRFGVRFRSRAFPGDTVVVTGEVIGVDPDDGAVEATLEAQTAAGTTLLTGSATIQLSRSD
- a CDS encoding succinylglutamate desuccinylase/aspartoacylase family protein produces the protein MSDGTHTAAQVTLARLPSGVELTTTVHTYRGADPGPTLYVQAAQHGREINGTELLRRFHERLPLESLSGTVIAVPVANPLTFDRVSYTTPESFDSVNPNMNRVWPGNADGSLHQRMAARLWEFVTAADAVVDLHTGSPDMLPHVVYCADDDRSRSLAEVFGTDLLLAERADEDDPDEWNRRDYAGKLRVTAADEGIPAITPELAHNKQILEEVVADGVDGLLDVCRHLDLLPGVVPTRDQTVARNHAGHVSAADSGLFRPNPTLEVGDVIEAGTSIGTVYHPTTYEPLSEPCVDRDGLLYALTREATVTAGDRLASAALTDEQLPA
- a CDS encoding Lrp/AsnC family transcriptional regulator; this translates as MSTLSGNWREAIDDVDAALIDGYQSGFPIEQRPFRRLAADLEIDESEAVERVRALKEAGIVRRFGAVLNPPVIGSSTLAAVQAPEDRFDEIAATINDYRQVNHNYARDHEWNMWFVVTAGSRERRDDILAEIEAETGCEVLNLPMLTDYYIDLEFPVVNSDRFARESLEDRTDSSATRISESATGDLSALEADLLLEIQDGFPLSATPYRDIADTIGHDVADVLEAVSRLLANGCIKRVGCIINHVVTGFDANCMVVWDVPDENLDEWGERAGGLPFVTLCYHRPRRPDQEWPYNLFTMVHGREPEAVDAKIDELAADYLPVDHERLYSTETLKQTGARYEELIGN
- a CDS encoding anthranilate phosphoribosyltransferase — translated: MAKASQTFGEWPLKRLLTEVIGSGPKSADDMSHDQAREAFQRILAGEPEDTTLGAFWLANRWKRNNPEELSAYTDVMREESVVTAEPECDPVDCGANYDGKDTSAILGVGAGVVAAAAGTPVVVHSGDYVPSQKATAYKHVLDELGVRTELEPDESADMVDETGFGFYYQPAFNPGIDDLFERRDEMGVRTFVNTIETVANPANADVHLGSFYHLAFAKKLTDLIKESDQLDYSRAIFFQGMEGYDDIRPGYTKVAEWDEKGADGDESFDDYEIETAEYGMEMEREDLAVDDIAADSAAITEAVLAGERDDHFADAIALNGAFRMYARQDVDSLDEGLEQAREVIADGSAQAVLEELQAY
- a CDS encoding CaiB/BaiF CoA transferase family protein, which produces MHLDSVQVLDLTRLLPGPYATQLLADAGADVVKVEDTETGDYARQMPPMTDRDVGALFDSVNRGKRSVALDLKSEAGRTAFYRLVETADVVFEGFRPGVADRLEIDYETLLEYNEDLIYCSLSGYGQTGPYADRAGHDLNYVGVAGLLDMTREDESAPPQIPGYQISDFGGGLFAAFSIVGGLLSRELGNGGEYIDIAMTDVVASFSQATAYEALTGDEPRPGETAYTGQYPWYDIYETADGRYVTFAALEEKFWTAFCEEADREDLLEVHGSDDPAELKAIRAELTELFASRSRDEWLETLGDETVVGPVYTPAEALEHPQFEARGLVERPDDAPPRVGFPAAGPDAPESDDESLPAHGEHTDELLASVGYDETQRADLRDADIIR